The uncultured Celeribacter sp. genome includes the window CAAAATGCCGTTTCCCGGATTTCGGGGGGCATCCTGGCCGCAGCGCGACCGTTATTCTGTGGCGGGTTGCGCCGTGTCCGCCGCGTCTGATGCGTCGTCCTTCGATACCAATACGCCATCGACCCAATCGCCCGAAGCCACGCCGCCATCGGCATAGGTGATCGTGCCGCGGCCATTGGATTTTCCGGCCGAGAACATGCCTTCGTAGACATCGCCGTTGGGATAGGTGGCCTTGCCTCGACCCTCGATCTCGCCGTTTTTCCATTCGCCGGTGTAGCTGAAGCCCGACGCCATGGTGATGGTGCCCATGCCTTCGCGTTTGCCCGCGACGTAATCGCCTTCATAGCGGGTGCCGTCGGGATAGGTGGTCACCCCTTTGCCCTGACGCTGCCCTTCGACCCATTGGCCGTCATAAACCGAGCCGTCCGGATAGGTCATTTTGCCCTGACCGTGTGTCTTGGCATTCTTGAATTCGCCCTCATAGACCAGCCCGTTGGCATAGCGGGCAACGCCCGTGCCTTCGTTCACACCATATTGCCAGTCGCCGTCATAGGTGGTGCCATTGGGATAGGTGATCTTGCCCTTCCCGTGGGACAGGTCGTCCTTGAAAGCTCCCACGTAAACCGTGCCGTCGGGGTAGGTCACATTGCCCTCGCCTTCGATCCGGCCATCGATCCACTGCCCGACATAGCTGTAGCCGTCGGTGCCGGTGAACGTGCCCTGCCCATGACGTTTGTCATCGTCAAAGCTGCCTTCATAGACGCCGCCATTGGCATAGGTCACCTTGCCCTGACCCTGGCGTTTGCCGCCGATCAGATCGCCCTCATAGACATCGCCGTTGGGCTGGGTGATCGTGCCTTTGCCGTTGCACTGGTTGTCGACCCACTGGCAATCCAGCACCAGCCCGTCCTGGGTGCGCAAGACGCCCTGACCGTGGCGCTGGTCATGGGCCATATCGCCCTCATAAGTGGCGCCTTCGGGGTAGGTGATCTTGCCCTTGCCCTCTTTGACGCCGTTCACCCATGCGCCCTCATAGATATAGCCCGAGGGGCTTTCCATCCGGCCTTGCCCATGGTGTTTGGCCGCCAGAAAGCCACCTTCGTATTTTACGCCATTGGCATAGACCGCGACGCCTGAACCGGTGGCCTCGCCATCGACCCAATCGCCCTCATAGGTGCCGCCATTGGCATAGGTGATCTTGCCAAAGCCGTTGGGTTTGCCCTTTGCAAAGGCCCCTTCATAGACCGAGCCATCCGTGAACCGGGCTAGACCCTGTCCCTTGATTTCACCTTTCACCCATTCGCCGGTGTATTCATAGCCATTGGGCAGGCGATAGGTGCCAACGCCATCTTGCAACCCATCCTTGAAGGTGCCTTCGTAGATGCCGCCCTCTTCGAACTGATGGGTGACGACCTTACCGTCTTCTTGTGCGATGGCCGCGAAGGGCAAAGCGCTTGCCAGTGCCAGTGCCAGTCCGGTCAGCGGGCCAATAAGCGGGTGTGCGAAACGCTTGCGTGTCACGAGTGTATTTTCCCCTGCACAGGTTGTCTGTTCGGGCCTGCCTGAAGTGTCTCGGATGAGCGCTCGGGTCAGCCGGGCTTGCGGGGCAAAATCGCCCCCTTGTTCAGGTGCAGCCTAAGGGGTCTGCAAGGGGGCTTCAAATGTTTTTGCTGTGATCGGCTTTCCCTTGCGCGCCAGTCTGCTAAACCTTGCCGGGATATGACAGGACGTGCGAGACGCCATGACTGAGAAATTCCGCCTGACCCTTGCCCAGCTCAACCCGACCGTGGGTGCCATCGAGGCCAATGCCGCGCAGGTGCGCCGGGCCTATGACGAGGCCAAGGGCGCCGGGGCCGATATGATCGTGTTCCCCGAGATGTTCCTGATCGGCTACCAGCCGCAGGATCTGGTGATGAAGCCCGTGCTGGTCAATGCCGCCATGGCCAAGATGGAAGAACTGGCCGCGCTGACGCTGGAGGGGCCGGCCATCGGGCTGGGCGCGCCCTATGCATATGGCGAGTCGCTGTACAACGGCTATTGGATCCTGGCCGAAGGCCGGGTGAAACAGGTGCTGCGCAAACACCACCTGCCGAATTTCAACGTGTTCGATGAAAAGCGGCTTTTCGCCGAAGGGCCGATCGAAGGCCCCTATGCCATCGGTCCAATGCGGATCGGCTCGCCGATCTGCGAAGATGCCTGGCATGAAGACGTGGCTGAAGCTCAGGTGGAAAGCGGGGCAGAAATCCTGCTGGTGCCCAATGGATCGCCGTATTTCCGGGACAAATTCGACATTCGCCTGTCCCATATGGTCGGGCGCGTGACGGAAAATGATGTGCCACTGGTCTATCTCAACATGGTTGGCGGGCAAGACGATCAGGTGTTTGACGGTGGGTCCTTCGTGCTCAACCGCCATGGCCGCCCTGCGCATATTCTGCCGGTCTTCGACAGCTGCCTGCGCCATGTCGACTTTGTCCGCGATGAGGACGGCTGGACCGCGGAAGAGGGCGAGATCACCCCGCATCCCAATGCATGGGAACAGGACTACAGGGTCATGGTCGAAGCGCTGCGCGACTACCTTGGCAAAACCGGGTTCCGCAAAGTGGTTCTGGGCCTGTCGGGCGGGATCGATTCTGCGATCGTGGCGACCATCGCCACCGATGCGATCGGGGCCGAGAACGTGCACTGTGTGATGCTGCCGTCCGAGTACACCTCGCAAGGCTCGCTCGACGATGCCAAGGACATCGCCGAACGTCTGGGCTGCCGGTATGACTTTGTGCCGATCAGTGCCGGGCGCGATGCAATCACCGATACGCTGGCGCCGTTGTTTGGCGATCTGCCATTCGACACGACCGAGGAAAACATTCAGTCGCGCCTGCGCGGGCTGTTGCTCATGGCGCTGTCGAACAAGTTCGGGTCGATGTTGCTGACGACCGGCAACAAATCCGAGGTCGCGGTCGGATATTGCACCATTTATGGCGATATGAACGGTGGCTACAATCCGATCAAAGATCTCTACAAGACCCGCGTTTTTGAGCAATGCCGCTGGCGCAACGCGAACCATCGCGACTGGATGAAAGGTCCTGAGGGCGAAGTCATCCCGGTGTCGATCATCGACAAGCCGCCTTCCGCAGAACTGCGCCCGGATCAGAAGGACGAAGACAGCCTGCCGCCCTATGAGGTGCTCGACGGCATCCTTGAGGGGCTTGTCGACCGCGAAGAAAGCGTCGCGGATCTGGTCGCGGCGGGTTATGATCGCGATACGGTGAAACGGATCGAGCATCTGCTCTACATCTCCGAATACAAACGTTTCCAGTCGGCGCCGGGGGCGCGGCTGACGGCCAAGGCGTTTTGGCTGGATCGCCGCTATCCGATTGCCAACGGCTGGCGCGACCCGAGCTGAGTTTGCCCTTGATAGGGTTGTCCGCGAGCGCTAGGACAGCGCCTTTCTCGGTGTGGAGGGCGATATGGAGCTGACCGTCGGCATAGATTTTGGAACGTCGAATTCGGCGGTGGGCCTTTCAGTCAACGGCCAACCCTGGCTGGTGGAGCTTGAAGAGGGCGCCAAGACATTGCCAACGGCGGTGTTTTTCGACCCGCGCGGCGGGCTGCGGCTTGGCTCTGCGGCGAACCGGGCGCTGATCGACGGGGTAGAAGGGCGCTACATGCGCGCGCTGAAATCCGTGCTCGGTACGCCTTTGTTGCGCGAAACCCGGCTGATCGGGGGTAAGCGCCAAAGCCTGCTGGACGTGATCGCTTTGTTCCTGTCGGAGCTGCGTCGCAAAACCGAAGACCGGCTGCGCCAGTCTGTGACCGGCGTGGTGTCCGGTCGTCCGGTTCATTTCCATTCCCGCAATGCAGACGCCGATGCGCAGGCGCTCATGGACCTGCGCGAGGCCTATGCGATGGCAGGGTTTTCCCGCGTGCGCTTTTTGCCAGAACCCGAAGCCGCGGCGCTGGCCTGCGCGGATCTTCAGCCGGGCGAAACCGGGCTAGTGATCGATATTGGCGGGGGGACCTCGGATTTCACGCTGTTTCGCAAAGACAAGGGACGGGCAGAGGTTTTGGCTTCGCACGGGATACGCCTGGGCGGCACGCATTTCGACCGGGCCCTGAGCCTTGCCCACGCCATGCCGTTGCTCGGCGCAGGCACCGAGGTCCGGCGTAGCCTTGCCGACGGGCTTCTGCCCGTGCCTGCTGCCTTGTTCAACGATCTGGCAAGCTGGCAGAAAATCCCGTTTCTTTACACGCGCGACACGCTGTCATTGGCGCGCGATCTGGAACGTCATGCGGTGGAGCGTGACAAGCTGTCTCGTCTGGTCGAGGTTCTGGAGGCAGAGCTTGGGCATGACATTGCCTTTGCCGTCGAAGCGGCGAAAATCGGGGCCAACAGCCAGCATACGGCTGCCATTGATATGTCGCTGGTGGAAAAGGGGCTATCCGCGCCGCTGCCGCCCGACGCCCTGGCGCGGGATCTGGCCCCCTACGGGGCAGAGTTGCAGGGGGCGATTGCCGAAACTCTGTCACGCGGCAGCCTGCGTGCCGATCAGGTTGGGGCCGTCGTCTATGTTGGCGGCTCTAGCCTGATGCAGGTGGTCGCGCAGGCCGCCGAAGCGGTGCTGCCACAGGCGCGGGCCTTGCGCGGCGAGGCCTTCACCGCCGTGGTCGACGGTCTGGCTATTGCCAGCGTGGAAGGTGCCTGAAGCGCCTTCGAAAGGCTTCAGAGCACTTCCAATGCACACCCTGGCAACAGACGTTTGACGTCTTCGGCGGAACAGAGCTGCGTGCCTGCGGTCAGCACGGCGGCCGAGGCGGCGGCCGTCCCGATGCAAAGCGCATCCTGCATCTTGTCGCCGCGTGCTACGGCCATGGAAAACGCCCCGACGAAACTGTCGCCTGCGCCGACAGCAGAGACCACGTCTTTGGGATCAATGGCGCGCGAGGCATGCCAGCGCCCCTCTGCATTGGCCAGGGTCGAGCCATCTGCGCCGCGCGCCACAATGACATTTTCGGCCACGCCGCGGGCCACGAGTTCCGCCGCGAAATCTGCCGTGTCCTGCCGTGTTGGCAAGGGGCGATGGGCCAGATCTTCGGCCTCAACGTCATCCATGCGCAGGACAAAGGGGTTCGCCGGGGTGCGTGCCAGCTCATGCAGAGGATCCCCGGAGGTGTCGACGAAAAGCTGCACGCCATGGGCGGCCAGCCGCCGCGACAGATGTGCGGTGAAATCTACGGGCACACCCGGGGGTTGAGAGCCCGACAGCACGACGATCCCACCCGGGTCGGCTGCCGCTGCGATGGCGTTCAGGCATTCTTCGACCATGTCGGGCATCCAGACCGGTCCTGGCATGACGAAACGGTATTGCGCCCCGGTGCTTTCGTCGGTGACCGCCATGGATTGACGCGTGGCACCGCCGGTGACGGAAAAGGCCGTGAAGCGGACCTTTTCTTGTGCCAGCAGTCGCAGAAGGTGTGCCCCGGTTTCGCCGCCCACCGCCGTGAAGGCGGTGCTGTCTCCGCCGAGAAAGAGAATCGCGCGGGTCACATTGATGCCGCCGCCGCCGGGATCCGCCGCCGGGGTCTGACATCGCAGTTTCGGGCCAGCAGAAACCGAGGGCGTCGACGTGGACAGATCCACCGTCGGATTGAGCGTGATCGTCAGAATCTGGGCCATGCGTATCTCCGTGGGTTACACGTTGTATCTTGACCCGATCATAGCGGCGATAGCGTTAACAGCCTTGATGCAGGTCAGGCAGAACCTGCGACGCGACCGTTTTCTTTGCAACCCCGATATGTGCTGGTCAGGATTTAATCATGGTTTGATAACTGGCAGGGACATAGCGGAAGCTGTCGTCGCGGGCTGCGACATAGCCAAGTGCCGGGAAAGGCATATGATATCCAATGAATGGCACGCGCTCTGTCGTCATCATATCGAGCATCTTGCGGCGTGTTTTGGCAGCCATTTCGCGGTCCATGTCATAGAGCACTTCCCAATCCGGATGGGCGAGGGAATACACGTAGTGATTGGCAAAGTCTGCGCCCAAGATCAGCCGCTCCCCGTCGCTTTCGACGTGGAAGGCCATGTGGCCCGGTGTGTGGCCAAAGGCTTGCATGGCGGTGATCCCGGAGGTCACCTCGCTGCCCTCCTCAAGCAGGTCGAACCGGTCCTGAAGGGGGCGGATCTTGGCCTCGAACCCTTCGTTGCCGGACATGTCCCAATGATCCATTTCGACGGCGCCTGTGCTGTAGGCCGCATTTGCGAATGTCGGGGCGTCCGAATAGATGCCGCCGATGTGGTCGCCGTGCATATGGGTGATCACCACACGATCCACCTGATCGGGGGTGTAGCCTGCGGCCTGCAAGGCTCCGGAAATGCCCGCCGGGTCCAGCCCGGTGTCGAACAGGATTAGCTCGGCGCCGGTGTTGATCAGCGTTGGTGTGAAAAAGAACTGCGCCAGATCGGCGGGAATGAAATTGGCGTCAGAGGCGGCTTCAAAGTCTTCGTCGCTGGCGTTCAGGCCAAAGATCTTATGCGGCTCCGGCACAGTGCGGGTGCCTGCCAGCAGGGTGGTCACTTCGAAAGCGCCCAGCTTGAAACGCCGAAACGGCGCCATGGATGCGCCCATCATCGGGGCTTCTGCACGCGCGGTGGCAGGCAGGGCCGAAGCCAGCGGCACGGAGGCCGCACCAAGCAGCAGGTGACGGCGGGAAAGATAGGGCGAAAACGGTCGTGAAGTGGTCATGCGTGGTCCTCCCGATGTGAGTTTCTCTCGTTGGAAACAATTGTGTTCCAGACAAGGTAGCACGATTCCCACGCAGGAAGGCCAAGAAGGCTGGGTCTCACAGGGACGTGAGCGCTCAGTCGTATTCCCACCATTTGTCGATGCTGGCGATATCTTCATCAGACCAGCCGAAATGATGCGCCAGCTCATGTACGGTGACATGGGCGACCATCTGTTGCAGCGTGACCGTGCCGCGCGCGCACCATTCATCCAGGATCGGGCGGCGGAACAGCCAGATCGTGTCCGGGGCTGTGGCCTGATCCATGCTGGATTTCTCGGTCATCGGGATGCCGGTATAAAGCCCGGTCAGCTCGAAAGGGTCTTCGATGCCGATTTCCGCCAGCAGCTCCTCCGGAGCGAAATCCATCACCGTCATGGACACTTGCCCGGCCAGCACCTTAAAGGCGGGTGGCAGATCGGCCATGGTGGCGCGTGCGATGTCCTCGATCTGATCGAGGCCCGGCGCGCAGGTCTCATAAAGTGGTGAAGACATGTTGGAACTCCCCTGTTACCTGTCTGGCGATATGGACTCTTCGTGCGTGATATGAAAGAGGGAGCGCAACAGGAGATCGAAAATGATTGTCACACGTTTTGCTCCGTCGCCGACGGGCTTCATCCATGTTGGGAACCTGCGCACCGCGCTGTTCAACTATCTGATCACCCGTAAGGCGGGCGGCCAGTTCATTCTGCGCCTCGATGACACGGATCAGGAACGTTCCAAGCAGGAATATGCGGACGGCATTCTGGAGGATCTGGAATGGCTCGGGTTCACCTGGGATCGGCTGGAAAAACAATCGACCCGACTGGAGCGCTATGAAGAGGCCGCACAGGAGCTGCGCGACAAGGGCCGTTTCTATGAGGCTTTCGAAACGCCGACCGAATTGGACCTGAAACGTAAAAAGCTGCTGAACATGGGCAAGCCGCCGGTCTATGATCGCGCTGCGCTGGCCCTCTCTGATGCCGAAAAAGACGCCCTGCGCGCCGAACGCGGCAACGGTGTGTGGCGCTTCAAACTGGATCAGGAACGCATTGATTGGCATGACGGGATCCTCGGGGATATCTCGATTGATGCGGCGTCTGTGTCCGATCCGGTTCTGATCCGGGCCGATGGGCAATTCCTCTATACGCTGGCGTCGGTCTGCGATGATGTCGACTACGGCGTGACCCATATCGTGCGTGGTTCTGACCACGTCACCAACACTGCGACGCAGATCCAGATCATCAAGGCGCTGGGCGGCACTGTGCCGTCCTTCGGGCACCATTCGCTGCTAACCGGTCCACAGGGCGAAGCCTTGTCGAAACGTCTAGGCACGCTCAGCTTGCGCGATCTGCGGGCTCAGGGTGTGGAGCCCATGGCGCTTTTGTCGCTGATGGCCCGCATCGGGTCGAGCCAGCCGGTGGAGCTGCGCACCACGATGGAAGAGCTGATCGAAGGGTTCGATCTGTCCCATTTCGGCTCTGCGCCGACCAAATTCGATCCACAGGATCTTTTTGCTCTCACCGCGCAGATCAACCACGCACGCCCCTTTGCCGAGGTCAAAGATGACGTGGCTGCGCTGGGTGTACCGGATGCGCTGGCCGAGCCGTTCTGGAACGTCGTGCGCGAAAACATCACTGTCAAAGCCGATATGGCCGGGTGGTGGGAGCTGTTCCGCGATGGTGCCACGCCGCTGGTGGCTGACGAGGACAAGGATTTCATCGCCGAAGCCTTCACCATGCTGCCGGAGCCGCCCTATACCGCCGACAGCTGGAAAGACTGGACGACGGCCGTCAAAGAGGCGACCGGGCGCAAGGG containing:
- a CDS encoding 1-phosphofructokinase family hexose kinase, encoding MAQILTITLNPTVDLSTSTPSVSAGPKLRCQTPAADPGGGGINVTRAILFLGGDSTAFTAVGGETGAHLLRLLAQEKVRFTAFSVTGGATRQSMAVTDESTGAQYRFVMPGPVWMPDMVEECLNAIAAAADPGGIVVLSGSQPPGVPVDFTAHLSRRLAAHGVQLFVDTSGDPLHELARTPANPFVLRMDDVEAEDLAHRPLPTRQDTADFAAELVARGVAENVIVARGADGSTLANAEGRWHASRAIDPKDVVSAVGAGDSFVGAFSMAVARGDKMQDALCIGTAAASAAVLTAGTQLCSAEDVKRLLPGCALEVL
- a CDS encoding Hsp70 family protein, which gives rise to MELTVGIDFGTSNSAVGLSVNGQPWLVELEEGAKTLPTAVFFDPRGGLRLGSAANRALIDGVEGRYMRALKSVLGTPLLRETRLIGGKRQSLLDVIALFLSELRRKTEDRLRQSVTGVVSGRPVHFHSRNADADAQALMDLREAYAMAGFSRVRFLPEPEAAALACADLQPGETGLVIDIGGGTSDFTLFRKDKGRAEVLASHGIRLGGTHFDRALSLAHAMPLLGAGTEVRRSLADGLLPVPAALFNDLASWQKIPFLYTRDTLSLARDLERHAVERDKLSRLVEVLEAELGHDIAFAVEAAKIGANSQHTAAIDMSLVEKGLSAPLPPDALARDLAPYGAELQGAIAETLSRGSLRADQVGAVVYVGGSSLMQVVAQAAEAVLPQARALRGEAFTAVVDGLAIASVEGA
- a CDS encoding MBL fold metallo-hydrolase, with amino-acid sequence MTTSRPFSPYLSRRHLLLGAASVPLASALPATARAEAPMMGASMAPFRRFKLGAFEVTTLLAGTRTVPEPHKIFGLNASDEDFEAASDANFIPADLAQFFFTPTLINTGAELILFDTGLDPAGISGALQAAGYTPDQVDRVVITHMHGDHIGGIYSDAPTFANAAYSTGAVEMDHWDMSGNEGFEAKIRPLQDRFDLLEEGSEVTSGITAMQAFGHTPGHMAFHVESDGERLILGADFANHYVYSLAHPDWEVLYDMDREMAAKTRRKMLDMMTTERVPFIGYHMPFPALGYVAARDDSFRYVPASYQTMIKS
- a CDS encoding 2-isopropylmalate synthase, with translation MTGLALALASALPFAAIAQEDGKVVTHQFEEGGIYEGTFKDGLQDGVGTYRLPNGYEYTGEWVKGEIKGQGLARFTDGSVYEGAFAKGKPNGFGKITYANGGTYEGDWVDGEATGSGVAVYANGVKYEGGFLAAKHHGQGRMESPSGYIYEGAWVNGVKEGKGKITYPEGATYEGDMAHDQRHGQGVLRTQDGLVLDCQWVDNQCNGKGTITQPNGDVYEGDLIGGKRQGQGKVTYANGGVYEGSFDDDKRHGQGTFTGTDGYSYVGQWIDGRIEGEGNVTYPDGTVYVGAFKDDLSHGKGKITYPNGTTYDGDWQYGVNEGTGVARYANGLVYEGEFKNAKTHGQGKMTYPDGSVYDGQWVEGQRQGKGVTTYPDGTRYEGDYVAGKREGMGTITMASGFSYTGEWKNGEIEGRGKATYPNGDVYEGMFSAGKSNGRGTITYADGGVASGDWVDGVLVSKDDASDAADTAQPATE
- a CDS encoding metallopeptidase family protein; this translates as MSSPLYETCAPGLDQIEDIARATMADLPPAFKVLAGQVSMTVMDFAPEELLAEIGIEDPFELTGLYTGIPMTEKSSMDQATAPDTIWLFRRPILDEWCARGTVTLQQMVAHVTVHELAHHFGWSDEDIASIDKWWEYD
- a CDS encoding NAD+ synthase, with product MTEKFRLTLAQLNPTVGAIEANAAQVRRAYDEAKGAGADMIVFPEMFLIGYQPQDLVMKPVLVNAAMAKMEELAALTLEGPAIGLGAPYAYGESLYNGYWILAEGRVKQVLRKHHLPNFNVFDEKRLFAEGPIEGPYAIGPMRIGSPICEDAWHEDVAEAQVESGAEILLVPNGSPYFRDKFDIRLSHMVGRVTENDVPLVYLNMVGGQDDQVFDGGSFVLNRHGRPAHILPVFDSCLRHVDFVRDEDGWTAEEGEITPHPNAWEQDYRVMVEALRDYLGKTGFRKVVLGLSGGIDSAIVATIATDAIGAENVHCVMLPSEYTSQGSLDDAKDIAERLGCRYDFVPISAGRDAITDTLAPLFGDLPFDTTEENIQSRLRGLLLMALSNKFGSMLLTTGNKSEVAVGYCTIYGDMNGGYNPIKDLYKTRVFEQCRWRNANHRDWMKGPEGEVIPVSIIDKPPSAELRPDQKDEDSLPPYEVLDGILEGLVDREESVADLVAAGYDRDTVKRIEHLLYISEYKRFQSAPGARLTAKAFWLDRRYPIANGWRDPS
- the gltX gene encoding glutamate--tRNA ligase; amino-acid sequence: MIVTRFAPSPTGFIHVGNLRTALFNYLITRKAGGQFILRLDDTDQERSKQEYADGILEDLEWLGFTWDRLEKQSTRLERYEEAAQELRDKGRFYEAFETPTELDLKRKKLLNMGKPPVYDRAALALSDAEKDALRAERGNGVWRFKLDQERIDWHDGILGDISIDAASVSDPVLIRADGQFLYTLASVCDDVDYGVTHIVRGSDHVTNTATQIQIIKALGGTVPSFGHHSLLTGPQGEALSKRLGTLSLRDLRAQGVEPMALLSLMARIGSSQPVELRTTMEELIEGFDLSHFGSAPTKFDPQDLFALTAQINHARPFAEVKDDVAALGVPDALAEPFWNVVRENITVKADMAGWWELFRDGATPLVADEDKDFIAEAFTMLPEPPYTADSWKDWTTAVKEATGRKGKGLFMPLRKAVTGMERGPDMSHVMPLLQKKPAL